One Mugil cephalus isolate CIBA_MC_2020 chromosome 8, CIBA_Mcephalus_1.1, whole genome shotgun sequence genomic window carries:
- the dimt1l gene encoding probable dimethyladenosine transferase, which yields MPKVKAEKKSRQHQEVKNQGIMFNTGIGQHILKNPLVVNGIIEKAALRPTDVVLEVGPGTGNMTVKLLEKAKKVVACELDCRLVAELQKRVQCTPLQAKLQILVGDVLKTDLPFFDVCVANLPYQISSPFVFKLLLHRPFFRCAVLMFQREFAMRLVAQPGDKLYCRLSINTQLLARVDHLMKVGKNNFRPPPKVESSVVRIEPKNPPPPVNFQEWDGLVRIAFVRKNKTLNAAFKSTAVEQLLEKNYRIHCSVHNVEVPTDFSITKKIESVLQEADFSEKRARSMDIDDFMVLLHAFNSAGIHFS from the exons ATGCCGAAGGTAAAGGCGGAGAAGAAAAGCAGGCAGCACCAAGAGGTTAAAAACCAAG GGATCATGTTTAACACCGGCATCGGCCAGCACATCCTGAAGAATCCTCTGGTTGTCAATGGCATCATTGAAAAG GCTGCTCTGAGGCCGACAGATGTGGTTCTGGAGGTGGGACCTGGTACTGGTAACATGACGGTGAAACTGCTGGAAAAAGCCAAGAAA GTGGTGGCCTGTGAGTTGGACTGCAGATTGGTGGCTGAGCTTCAGAAAAGAGTACAGTGCAC aCCGCTGCAGGCTAAACTTCAGATATTAGTTGGTGACGTATTAAAAACTGATCTGCCTTTCTTTGACGTGTGCGTGGCTAATTTACCGTACCAG ATTTCATCCCCATTTGTCTTTAAGCTGCTTCTGCACCGACCTTTCTTCAG GTGTGCTGTGTTGATGTTCCAGAGAGAGTTTGCCATGCGACTGGTTGCTCAACCCGGAGACAAACTCTACTGCAGATTGTCCATCAACACACAACTACTTGCTCGCGTGGACCATCTCATGAAG GTAGGGAAGAATAATTTCCGCCCTCCTCCTAAAGTGGAATCGAGCGTTGTCAGGATAGAACCCaaaaaccctcctcctccagtcaacttccag GAGTGGGACGGTCTGGTCAGAATAGCCTTTGTGCGGAAAAACAAAACCCTCAATGCAGCTTTCAA GTCCACCgcagtggagcagctgctggaaaAGAACTACAGGATCCACTGCTCTGTTCACAACGTG GAGGTCCCAACTGATTTCAGCATCACCAAGAAAATCGAGAGTGTTCTCCAAGAGGCCGACTTCAGCGAGAAGAGAGCCAGGTCAATGGACATTGATGACTTCATGGT ACTGCTGCATGCGTTCAACTCTGCAGGGATCCACTTTTCTTAA